A window of the Lactuca sativa cultivar Salinas chromosome 7, Lsat_Salinas_v11, whole genome shotgun sequence genome harbors these coding sequences:
- the LOC111914655 gene encoding uncharacterized protein LOC111914655, whose protein sequence is MAEYCKFPPKEPRLLTPEQQAALDVVEKPANRGKRASSKKETTEGDSSKPAKSRKRKSAKDDSSKPKKIKKMAKKSKTPSPSGSDHNEEDDKEEIPHHESPRGNTPPQSPTPTHPLNDKIPSPPLSPSKTTVPLLVAPTPPPTTSQTTAPPPVSTIPVSITPLPPPIISHATTTTTTQSTVNVNVSDTGANIETVPPVTSKPLSPTPSSDSNPILGGAKFEFDSTYYSPYRIPSEEDEYAPTTKKQIDSIHETLDLLIDSTKKYNDVALKSFMDTSLH, encoded by the coding sequence ATGGCTGAGTACTGTAAGTTTCCTCCAAAGGAACCGAGGCTACTGACTCCTGAACAACAAGCTGCTCTGGATGTTGTGGAGAAACCTGCGAACCGAGGAAAAAGGGCTTCTTCCAAGAAAGAAACAACCGAGGGTGATTCATCTAAACCTGCCAAGTCTAGGAAGCGAAAGTCTGCAAAAGATGATTCATCTAAGCCAAAGAAGATTAAGAAGATGGCGAAGAAGTCGAAGACTCCTTCCCCTTCAGGTTCAGACCACAATGAGGAGGATGACAAAGAGGAAATTCCGCATCATGAATCACCGAGAGGTAACACACCTCCTCAATCACCAACTCCAACCCATCCTCTTAATGATAAGATTCCATCACCTCCTCTATCTCCATCAAAAACAACTGTTCCACTTTTAGTTGCTCCTACTCCACCACCTACCACATCACAGACAACAGCTCCACCACCTGTTAGTACAATCCCAGTTTCTATAACTCCTTTACCACCTCCCATTATTTCCCATGCGACTACCACTACTACAACCCAATCGACAGTAAacgtcaacgtatctgatacgggggcgaATATTGAGACCGTACCTCCAGTTACTTCTAAACCCCTTTCCCCAACTCCTTCTAGTGATTCTAATCCAATTCTTGGAGGAGCTAAATTTGAGTTTGATTCTACTTACTATAGTCCCTACCGAATTCCCAGTGAGGAAGATGAATATGCTCCGACAACCAAGAAGCAAATCGATAGTATTCACGAAACGCTTGATTTACTGATCGATTCGACAAAGAAGTATAACGATGTTGCTCTTAAATCATTCATGGATACATCCCTGCATTAA